A portion of the Burkholderia pseudomultivorans genome contains these proteins:
- the bcsZ gene encoding cellulose synthase complex periplasmic endoglucanase BcsZ, with protein MGRAMAGRRAWRVGATLAVAVAATCAAAGMATRAQAAGGNPADTGCAAAWPRWDAFKHDFVSPDGRVIDVGSADSRTVSEGQAYGLFFALVANDRHAFDTILAWTENNLAQGDLSAHLPAWLWGRAPDGAWRVLDANAASDADLWIAYALVEAGRLWHERSYTARGALLARRVLDDETAVVPGLGLTLLPGPTGFRLANGQWRVNPSYSPPQVIRGLAARLPDDRRWAALATSTARVLLDTAPKGFSPDWALYRAGAGFEPDPDTHAEGAYNAIRVYLWAGMLDRADPLAAPLLARFAPFAERIAAHGAPPEKVDTTTGVAAPNDGNGGFSAAAVPFLDARGQHALADAQAARVDALARQAAPGYYTSVLTLFGFGWRDGRYRFGADGSLDVRWGDRSCAAR; from the coding sequence ATGGGCCGGGCAATGGCAGGGCGACGGGCATGGCGCGTCGGCGCGACGCTGGCAGTGGCGGTCGCGGCGACGTGCGCGGCGGCCGGCATGGCCACGCGCGCGCAGGCCGCGGGCGGCAACCCGGCCGATACGGGCTGCGCCGCGGCGTGGCCGCGCTGGGATGCGTTCAAGCACGACTTCGTGTCGCCCGACGGGCGCGTGATCGACGTCGGCTCGGCCGATTCGCGCACGGTCTCCGAAGGGCAGGCGTACGGGCTGTTCTTCGCGCTCGTCGCGAACGACCGCCATGCGTTCGACACGATCCTCGCGTGGACCGAGAACAATCTCGCGCAGGGCGACCTCAGCGCGCATCTGCCCGCGTGGTTGTGGGGCCGCGCGCCGGACGGCGCATGGCGCGTGCTCGACGCGAACGCGGCATCGGATGCCGATCTGTGGATTGCCTATGCGCTGGTCGAGGCCGGGCGGCTGTGGCATGAACGCAGCTATACGGCGCGCGGCGCGCTGCTCGCCAGGCGCGTGCTCGACGACGAGACGGCCGTCGTGCCCGGTCTCGGCCTCACGCTGCTGCCGGGGCCGACCGGATTCCGGCTCGCGAACGGGCAGTGGCGCGTGAATCCGAGCTATTCGCCGCCGCAGGTGATCCGCGGGCTCGCCGCAAGGCTGCCCGACGATCGCCGCTGGGCCGCGCTCGCGACCAGCACCGCGCGCGTGCTGCTCGACACGGCGCCGAAGGGTTTCTCGCCCGACTGGGCGCTGTATCGCGCGGGCGCGGGTTTCGAGCCCGACCCGGACACGCATGCGGAGGGCGCGTACAACGCGATCCGCGTGTATCTGTGGGCCGGCATGCTCGATCGCGCCGACCCGCTCGCCGCGCCGCTGCTCGCGCGGTTCGCGCCGTTTGCCGAGCGCATCGCCGCGCACGGTGCGCCGCCGGAGAAGGTCGACACGACGACGGGCGTCGCGGCGCCGAACGACGGCAACGGCGGTTTTTCGGCGGCGGCCGTGCCGTTTCTCGATGCGCGCGGCCAGCATGCGCTCGCGGATGCGCAGGCCGCGCGCGTCGATGCGCTCGCGCGCCAGGCGGCGCCCGGCTATTACACGAGCGTGCTGACGCTGTTCGGCTTCGGGTGGCGCGACGGACGCTACCGTTTCGGCGCGGACGGCTCGCTCGACGTGCGCTGGGGAGACCGGTCGTGCGCCGCCCGCTGA
- the bcsE gene encoding cellulose biosynthesis protein BcsE, whose product MNSDLNATRSAPAAAGLLGRLRALLGAGPAGGRSGTPGRLAIDGLPDTWTQLEPGGLYAIYAAARTPACDALVWESARQARTRDVTVVLARDAARVAEQMQARGFAGGARPAGWPGRLNVLAMPPAPAAIDDAAEPDANAPRRAAPGPFARLTGGLRALKRYGFRARSLYFVEGAQRWFSWDDPAALAEEGRALADWCRTYRIALVLLLDPDTAPADAGMRTDDPSWVRDADRTPRSGFHGVCAGVAQLQRTHGELLWSVEFWRAGDTLAAGEVRPLRFAAGGRLSANLDADAAEPARRTKLASDEDRIVVSRAVVDGMSRVPADWEIVDDNAAVVAACAHAQAATAVLVFRTHAQLESLCADVHALRRQSGGALKIAVVERGEVLRQQFEMLVLSVGANRIVGRDLPPTRVQAAVHALRGQLYARPVAADYRAALAAALGDSVLGYLPVGAFCLRIAAVLERGAVLALPHTLVKMTLLPGVSHVDALRRCHPRRAGDVVTADAAHLYVFLFACEPADADDALARIFDAPVDTLSDRTVCLGQGSIDAELHALKAENRRAPIADYSDLFATPQPAGGVPGRSGGAAPAVDVNGAAGVTGVADGDRNAAPSQAAPAGDQTAPAPLSSFPAARARGAIRSAMPLRKPEGA is encoded by the coding sequence GTGAATTCCGACCTCAACGCCACTCGCTCCGCGCCCGCCGCCGCCGGGCTGCTCGGCCGCCTGCGCGCGCTGCTGGGCGCGGGGCCGGCGGGCGGCCGTTCCGGCACGCCGGGGCGGCTCGCGATCGACGGGCTGCCCGACACGTGGACGCAGCTCGAACCGGGCGGCCTGTACGCGATCTACGCGGCGGCGCGCACGCCCGCGTGCGACGCGCTCGTGTGGGAAAGCGCGCGGCAGGCGCGCACGCGCGACGTGACGGTCGTGCTCGCGCGCGACGCGGCGCGCGTCGCCGAGCAGATGCAGGCGCGCGGCTTCGCGGGCGGTGCGCGGCCGGCCGGCTGGCCGGGCCGGCTCAACGTGCTGGCGATGCCGCCGGCGCCCGCCGCCATCGACGACGCGGCCGAACCCGACGCAAATGCACCGCGCCGCGCGGCGCCCGGCCCGTTTGCGCGCCTGACGGGCGGACTGCGTGCGCTGAAGCGCTACGGCTTTCGCGCGCGCTCGCTGTATTTCGTCGAAGGCGCACAGCGCTGGTTCAGCTGGGACGATCCGGCCGCGCTCGCGGAGGAGGGGCGCGCGCTTGCCGACTGGTGTCGCACGTACCGGATCGCGCTGGTGCTGCTGCTCGATCCCGACACCGCGCCCGCGGACGCCGGCATGCGCACCGACGATCCGTCCTGGGTGCGCGACGCGGACCGTACGCCGCGCAGCGGCTTTCACGGCGTATGTGCGGGCGTCGCGCAGTTGCAGCGCACGCATGGCGAGCTGCTGTGGAGCGTCGAGTTCTGGCGCGCGGGCGACACGCTCGCCGCGGGCGAGGTGCGGCCGCTGCGGTTCGCGGCCGGCGGCCGGCTGTCGGCGAACCTCGACGCCGACGCGGCCGAGCCGGCGCGGCGCACCAAGCTCGCAAGCGACGAGGATCGCATCGTCGTCAGCCGCGCGGTGGTCGACGGCATGAGCCGCGTGCCCGCCGACTGGGAAATCGTCGACGACAACGCGGCGGTCGTCGCCGCCTGCGCGCATGCGCAAGCCGCGACGGCGGTGCTGGTGTTCCGCACGCATGCGCAGCTCGAGTCGCTGTGCGCGGACGTGCATGCGCTGCGCCGGCAAAGCGGCGGCGCGCTGAAGATCGCGGTCGTCGAGCGCGGCGAGGTGCTGCGCCAGCAGTTCGAGATGCTGGTGCTGAGCGTCGGCGCGAACCGCATCGTCGGGCGCGACCTGCCGCCCACGCGGGTGCAGGCCGCCGTGCACGCGCTGCGCGGGCAGCTTTACGCGCGCCCGGTCGCGGCCGACTATCGCGCGGCGCTCGCGGCGGCGCTCGGCGATTCGGTGCTCGGCTATCTGCCGGTCGGCGCGTTCTGTCTGCGGATTGCCGCCGTGCTCGAACGCGGCGCGGTGCTGGCGCTACCGCATACGCTCGTGAAGATGACGCTGCTGCCCGGCGTGTCGCATGTCGATGCGCTGCGGCGCTGCCATCCGCGCCGCGCGGGCGACGTCGTGACGGCCGATGCCGCGCACCTGTACGTGTTCCTGTTCGCCTGCGAGCCGGCCGACGCCGACGATGCGCTGGCGCGGATCTTCGATGCGCCGGTCGACACGCTGTCCGACCGGACCGTCTGCCTCGGGCAGGGCAGTATCGACGCCGAACTGCATGCGCTGAAGGCCGAGAACCGGCGCGCGCCGATCGCCGACTACAGCGACCTGTTCGCGACGCCGCAGCCGGCCGGCGGCGTACCGGGCCGCAGCGGCGGTGCGGCGCCGGCGGTCGATGTCAACGGCGCGGCCGGTGTGACTGGCGTGGCCGACGGCGACCGGAACGCGGCGCCTTCACAGGCGGCGCCAGCCGGCGACCAGACGGCACCCGCGCCGCTGTCGTCGTTTCCCGCCGCGCGCGCACGCGGCGCCATCCGCAGCGCGATGCCGCTGCGCAAGCCGGAGGGCGCATGA
- the bcsA gene encoding UDP-forming cellulose synthase catalytic subunit, whose product MKAAFAATLRTTGRRAADWLARGIGLPAQRTLLDWLVRLFFHAPPPGRADPARRWARIAFLRLAREWGVLQPLSPREWLWRAFVRAPHAADGRPARDPLAWFDRSVVPVYVAMRALGRRIDAVLARLPWDRWGGWLDARANGVGRRRWLAPLLLLAGALMWAAAGMSPLMPGAQFAFFAIVAVLALALRRLPGHLPTLALASLALLATVRYVWWRTTQTLDFRSPVEAVAGYLLYGAEAYTWMILLLGFVQTAWPLDRPIVPLPGDPDTWPSVDVYIPTYNEPLSVVKPTVFAAQSIDWPTAKLRVYLLDDGRRPEFAAFAREAGIDYLTRDDNLHAKAGNINRALPKTHGEYIAIFDCDHVPTRSFLQTTMGVFLRDPKCALVQTPHHFFSPDPFERNLGTFREIPNEGNLFYGLVQSGNDLWNATFFCGSCAVLRRTALEEVGGVAVETVTEDAHTALKLHRRGYTSAYLPTVQAAGLATESLAGHVKQRTRWARGMAQIFRIDNPFLGRGLGFVQRICYGNAMLHFFYGIPRLVFLTIPFAYLFFHLYFINASALALASYVVPYLVLANVANSRMQGRYRHSFWAEVYESVLAWYIALPTTVAFFSPKHGKFNVTDKGGRIDQGYVDWSTSKPYLVLFGLNVLAIAAGLWRLVADQGDEASTILITLGWTVYNLAMLGAALAVARETKQVRVTHRIAMRVPATLLLADGTTAACFTSDYSTGGLGLEAVPGLSLAVGDPLTVCVTRGDRSFPFPARVSRVTPTHVGLSFDALTLDQERQLVQCTFGRADAWLDWHAGEQADTPLRGLKEVLRVGVDGYVRMWKGAMRGLQALLAPKLDRARD is encoded by the coding sequence ATGAAGGCCGCGTTCGCCGCGACGCTGCGCACGACCGGCCGCCGTGCGGCGGACTGGCTCGCGCGCGGCATCGGGCTGCCGGCGCAGCGCACGCTGCTCGACTGGCTGGTGCGGCTGTTCTTCCACGCACCGCCGCCGGGGCGCGCCGACCCCGCCCGCCGCTGGGCGCGCATCGCGTTCCTGCGGCTCGCGCGCGAGTGGGGCGTGCTGCAGCCGCTCAGCCCGCGCGAATGGCTGTGGCGCGCGTTCGTGCGGGCGCCGCACGCGGCCGACGGCCGGCCCGCGCGCGATCCGCTCGCCTGGTTCGACCGCAGCGTCGTGCCGGTCTACGTGGCGATGCGCGCGCTCGGGCGGCGCATCGACGCGGTGCTCGCGCGCCTGCCGTGGGACCGCTGGGGCGGCTGGCTCGACGCGCGCGCGAACGGCGTCGGCCGGCGCCGCTGGCTCGCGCCGCTGCTGCTGCTGGCCGGCGCGCTGATGTGGGCGGCGGCCGGGATGTCGCCGCTGATGCCCGGCGCGCAGTTCGCGTTCTTCGCGATCGTCGCGGTGCTGGCGCTCGCGCTGCGCCGGCTGCCCGGCCACCTGCCGACGCTCGCGCTCGCGTCGCTGGCCTTGCTCGCGACGGTGCGCTACGTGTGGTGGCGCACGACGCAGACGCTCGACTTCCGCAGCCCGGTCGAGGCGGTGGCCGGCTATCTGCTGTACGGCGCCGAAGCCTATACGTGGATGATCCTGCTGCTCGGCTTCGTGCAGACCGCATGGCCGCTCGACCGCCCGATCGTGCCGCTGCCCGGCGATCCCGACACGTGGCCGAGCGTCGACGTGTACATCCCGACCTACAACGAGCCGCTGTCGGTCGTGAAGCCGACCGTGTTCGCCGCGCAGAGCATCGACTGGCCCACGGCGAAGCTGCGCGTATACCTGCTCGACGACGGCCGCCGGCCCGAGTTCGCGGCATTCGCGCGCGAAGCCGGCATCGACTACCTGACGCGCGACGACAACCTGCACGCGAAAGCCGGCAACATCAACCGCGCACTGCCGAAGACGCACGGCGAGTACATCGCGATCTTCGACTGCGACCACGTGCCGACCCGCTCGTTCCTGCAGACGACGATGGGCGTGTTCCTGCGCGACCCGAAATGCGCGCTGGTGCAGACGCCGCACCATTTCTTCTCGCCCGATCCGTTCGAGCGCAACCTCGGCACGTTCCGCGAGATCCCGAACGAGGGCAACCTGTTCTACGGTCTCGTGCAGTCGGGCAACGACCTGTGGAACGCGACGTTCTTCTGCGGGTCGTGCGCGGTGCTCAGGCGCACGGCGCTCGAGGAAGTCGGCGGCGTCGCGGTCGAGACCGTGACCGAAGACGCGCATACGGCGCTCAAGCTGCATCGCCGCGGCTATACGTCCGCGTACCTGCCGACCGTGCAGGCGGCCGGCCTCGCGACCGAAAGCCTCGCGGGCCACGTGAAGCAGCGCACGCGCTGGGCGCGCGGCATGGCGCAGATCTTCCGCATCGACAACCCGTTCCTCGGACGCGGGCTCGGCTTCGTGCAGCGGATCTGCTACGGCAATGCGATGCTGCATTTCTTCTACGGCATTCCGCGGCTCGTGTTCCTGACGATTCCGTTCGCATACCTGTTCTTCCACCTGTATTTCATCAACGCGTCGGCGCTCGCGCTCGCGAGCTACGTCGTGCCGTATCTGGTGCTCGCGAACGTCGCGAACTCGCGGATGCAGGGACGCTACCGCCATTCGTTCTGGGCCGAGGTCTACGAGTCAGTGCTCGCGTGGTACATCGCGCTGCCGACCACCGTCGCGTTCTTCAGCCCGAAGCACGGCAAGTTCAACGTGACCGACAAGGGCGGCCGGATCGACCAGGGCTACGTCGACTGGTCGACGTCGAAGCCGTATCTCGTGCTGTTCGGGCTGAACGTGCTCGCGATCGCCGCCGGCCTGTGGCGGCTCGTGGCCGACCAGGGCGACGAGGCGTCGACGATCCTGATCACGCTCGGCTGGACCGTCTACAACCTCGCGATGCTCGGCGCGGCGCTGGCCGTCGCGCGCGAGACGAAGCAGGTGCGCGTCACGCACCGTATCGCGATGCGCGTGCCGGCCACGCTGCTGCTGGCCGACGGCACGACGGCCGCGTGCTTCACCAGCGACTATTCGACCGGCGGCCTCGGCCTCGAAGCGGTGCCGGGGCTGTCGCTCGCGGTCGGCGACCCGCTGACGGTGTGCGTGACGCGCGGCGACCGTTCGTTCCCGTTCCCGGCGCGCGTGAGCCGCGTGACGCCGACGCACGTCGGCCTGAGTTTCGACGCGCTGACGCTCGACCAGGAGCGCCAGCTCGTGCAATGCACGTTCGGCCGCGCGGACGCGTGGCTCGACTGGCATGCGGGCGAACAGGCCGACACGCCGCTGCGCGGACTGAAGGAAGTGCTGCGCGTCGGCGTCGACGGCTACGTGCGGATGTGGAAGGGTGCGATGCGCGGGCTGCAGGCGCTGCTGGCGCCGAAGCTCGATCGGGCGCGCGACTGA
- a CDS encoding cellulose synthase subunit BcsC-related outer membrane protein, with product MRRPLKRTAPHVAGFAWLASSVCAAAPGAAPPGASPPQAAVPKAAPAAPARPASAAAGADLADARRQLATARMWGVKHRDDLARDALNKGLLIAPGDPELLAEQVRVLLRLGDAKGAQAALARLQARAPDAPDTRRVADEYRVATSGRGEMAQIRLLARSGRADEAARRIVALFPNGAPSGALGAEYYQIVANAPGGREPAIAALRRAVAADPGDTSSALALARLLNQRADTRADANRIAWALAKRADADHAEAMAVWRRVLQSAGADPAYLDALHAYLALAPDETEFSDRIAELDRQREAQRRLERDPDYIAQQRGLQALARGELAAADPLLTRAARARAEDPDAVGGLGLLRLRQGRHDEARALFARAASLGADQRGKWEGLARTARFWGLLAQGRAAAAAGRAQEAERAARAALAMQPDSPDAKLQLADALLAQRDWARAEPLLRELLAARAPSLSAVRGAATLYENTGRADRIGPLLDALQQRMTDRDDRHALDGLRADLLANQARALADKGERGPAAQRYEAAVRAAPDAPWTRFALARLYRDMGLPQLGRTVMDEGLAHAGTPEMRYATALYRNSLDDVAGAQAALAPVDDAQRSDGMRALARKLDAESALADARGAFGRGDRAAFAAALAHAQASAPDDPDMLAALGTQWIDAGDADRGLAPLHDWILAHPADADADVRLRYGDLLGRAGRDDALAAWLDTLRGLPSLTPAQSARLEDQSLRLVLRRTDDAIARQDYAQARAQLERASAAGRADPRYALELADLERAQGHYGAARDALAPLATRTPDDANVQLALARIDEDSGARAAALARVQAVLARTPDDDVDTRLSAVRRLNALRRPDEAAQVTEQLQAAYPARADVSLAAGSVAEAQGRYDDAASLYRLSLSQERAQGVTPRRDGRTPAQAAFADLEQRRDPEIEIGWLPAYKSGDNGVSLYRAQQVPVYMQLPVRYDGHAFLQLDTVHLDAGTLDTSDPSSYALNTFALYPALNAPAANPPGSLHQSATGVAVGAGYKTDAWRFDVGTSPLGFPVQYVVGGVRYRFDAGPASFTVNASRRPETSSVLSYAGFRDPWTGAVWGGVRRDGIDLRASADVGRTNLFAEFGAGVLSGRNVERNAAVTLRTGFTVPVYERATMRVSTGLVGSAWHYAQNLRYYTYGQGGYYSPQRYLSLGVPLEWAGRVDALSWDLTVTGGISNSYERDTPYFPLGVPGVAGLKSADAIAALAYGGSSTRGVSFSYGVNGIVEYRVNPHLSVGAQLHIDRSHDYAPSSALVYLRYAFDARAPRNWLVTPTPVRLYSDY from the coding sequence GTGCGCCGCCCGCTGAAGCGCACCGCGCCGCATGTGGCGGGATTCGCGTGGCTCGCGTCGTCGGTGTGCGCGGCGGCGCCCGGCGCAGCGCCGCCCGGCGCGAGCCCGCCGCAGGCCGCGGTGCCGAAGGCCGCGCCCGCGGCGCCGGCCCGGCCGGCATCCGCGGCGGCGGGCGCCGATCTCGCCGATGCGCGTCGTCAGCTGGCGACCGCGCGGATGTGGGGCGTCAAGCATCGCGACGACCTCGCGCGCGACGCGCTGAACAAGGGGCTGCTGATCGCGCCCGGCGATCCCGAGCTGCTCGCGGAGCAGGTGCGCGTGCTGCTGCGGCTCGGCGACGCGAAAGGTGCGCAGGCCGCGCTCGCGCGCCTGCAGGCGCGCGCGCCCGATGCGCCCGATACGCGGCGGGTGGCCGACGAATACCGCGTCGCGACGAGCGGGCGCGGCGAGATGGCCCAGATCCGGCTGCTCGCGCGCAGCGGCCGCGCGGACGAAGCGGCCCGGCGGATCGTCGCGCTGTTTCCGAACGGTGCGCCGTCCGGCGCGCTCGGCGCCGAGTATTACCAGATCGTCGCGAATGCGCCGGGCGGTCGCGAGCCGGCGATCGCCGCGCTGCGCCGCGCGGTCGCGGCCGACCCGGGCGACACGAGTTCGGCGCTCGCGCTTGCGCGGCTGCTGAACCAGCGCGCCGACACGCGTGCGGACGCGAACCGGATCGCGTGGGCGCTCGCGAAGCGGGCCGACGCCGATCACGCCGAAGCGATGGCCGTGTGGCGGCGCGTGCTGCAATCCGCGGGCGCCGATCCGGCCTATCTCGACGCGCTGCACGCCTATCTCGCACTGGCGCCGGACGAGACCGAGTTCAGCGATCGGATCGCCGAACTGGACCGCCAGCGCGAGGCGCAGCGCCGGCTCGAACGCGATCCCGACTACATCGCGCAGCAGCGCGGGCTGCAGGCGCTCGCGCGCGGCGAGCTGGCGGCCGCCGATCCGCTGCTGACGCGCGCCGCGCGCGCCCGCGCCGAGGACCCCGACGCGGTGGGCGGGCTCGGCCTGCTGCGCCTGCGACAGGGCCGTCACGACGAGGCGCGGGCGCTGTTCGCGCGGGCCGCGTCGCTCGGCGCCGACCAGCGCGGCAAATGGGAAGGCCTTGCACGCACCGCGCGGTTCTGGGGCCTGCTCGCGCAGGGCCGCGCCGCGGCGGCGGCCGGCCGCGCGCAGGAGGCCGAGCGCGCGGCGCGCGCCGCGCTCGCGATGCAGCCGGACAGTCCGGACGCGAAGCTGCAGCTCGCCGACGCCTTGCTCGCGCAGCGCGACTGGGCGCGCGCGGAGCCGCTGCTGCGCGAATTGCTGGCCGCGCGTGCGCCGAGCCTGTCGGCCGTGCGGGGCGCGGCCACGCTGTACGAAAACACCGGCCGCGCGGACCGGATCGGACCGCTGCTCGATGCGTTGCAACAGCGGATGACCGACCGCGACGATCGCCATGCGCTCGACGGCCTGCGTGCCGACCTGCTCGCGAACCAGGCGCGCGCGCTCGCGGACAAGGGCGAACGCGGGCCCGCCGCGCAGCGTTACGAGGCGGCCGTGCGCGCGGCGCCCGACGCGCCGTGGACGCGCTTCGCGCTCGCGCGGCTGTATCGCGACATGGGCTTGCCGCAGCTCGGCCGCACGGTGATGGACGAAGGGCTCGCGCATGCCGGCACGCCCGAGATGCGCTATGCGACGGCGCTGTACCGCAACTCGCTCGACGACGTGGCGGGCGCGCAGGCCGCGCTCGCGCCGGTCGACGACGCGCAGCGCTCGGACGGCATGCGCGCGCTGGCCCGCAAGCTCGACGCCGAAAGCGCGCTGGCCGATGCGCGCGGCGCGTTCGGGCGCGGCGACCGCGCGGCATTCGCGGCGGCGCTCGCGCACGCGCAGGCGAGCGCGCCGGACGATCCCGACATGCTGGCCGCGCTCGGCACGCAGTGGATCGACGCGGGCGACGCCGATCGCGGCCTCGCGCCGCTGCACGACTGGATCCTCGCGCATCCGGCCGACGCCGACGCGGACGTGCGGCTGCGCTACGGCGACCTGCTCGGCCGCGCGGGGCGCGACGACGCGCTGGCCGCCTGGCTCGACACGCTGCGCGGCCTGCCGTCGCTGACGCCCGCGCAGTCCGCGCGGCTCGAGGATCAGTCGCTGCGGCTCGTGCTGCGCCGCACCGACGACGCGATCGCGCGGCAGGACTATGCGCAGGCGCGTGCGCAGCTCGAGCGCGCGAGCGCGGCCGGCCGCGCGGATCCGCGCTATGCGCTCGAACTGGCCGATCTCGAACGTGCACAGGGCCACTACGGCGCGGCGCGCGACGCGCTCGCGCCGCTGGCGACGCGCACGCCCGACGATGCGAACGTGCAGCTCGCGCTGGCCCGCATCGACGAGGACAGCGGCGCGCGCGCCGCCGCGCTCGCCCGCGTGCAGGCCGTGCTCGCGCGCACGCCGGACGACGACGTCGACACGCGCCTGTCGGCGGTGCGGCGCCTGAATGCGCTGCGCCGCCCGGACGAGGCCGCGCAGGTCACGGAGCAGTTGCAGGCCGCGTATCCGGCGCGCGCCGACGTGTCGCTCGCGGCGGGCAGCGTCGCCGAGGCGCAGGGCCGCTACGACGACGCGGCCTCGCTGTACCGGCTGTCGCTGTCGCAGGAGCGCGCGCAAGGCGTGACGCCGCGCCGCGACGGCCGCACGCCCGCGCAGGCCGCGTTCGCGGATCTCGAGCAGCGCCGCGACCCGGAGATCGAGATCGGCTGGCTGCCTGCGTACAAGTCGGGCGACAACGGCGTGTCCCTGTATCGCGCGCAGCAGGTGCCGGTCTACATGCAGCTGCCGGTGCGCTACGACGGGCATGCGTTCCTGCAGCTCGACACCGTGCATCTCGACGCCGGCACGCTCGACACCAGCGATCCGTCGTCGTACGCGCTGAACACGTTCGCGCTGTATCCGGCGCTGAACGCGCCGGCCGCGAATCCGCCGGGCTCGCTGCACCAGTCGGCGACGGGCGTCGCGGTCGGCGCGGGCTACAAGACCGACGCGTGGCGCTTCGACGTCGGCACGTCGCCGCTCGGCTTTCCGGTGCAGTACGTGGTCGGCGGCGTGCGCTACCGCTTCGACGCGGGCCCCGCGAGCTTCACGGTGAACGCGTCGCGGCGGCCCGAGACCAGCAGCGTGCTGTCGTATGCGGGGTTTCGCGATCCGTGGACGGGCGCGGTCTGGGGCGGCGTGCGGCGCGACGGCATCGACCTGCGCGCGTCGGCCGACGTCGGTCGCACCAACCTGTTCGCGGAATTCGGCGCGGGCGTGCTGTCGGGCCGCAATGTCGAGCGCAACGCGGCCGTCACGCTGCGCACCGGCTTCACGGTGCCCGTGTACGAACGCGCGACGATGCGCGTGAGCACGGGGCTCGTCGGCAGCGCATGGCACTACGCGCAGAACCTGCGCTACTACACGTACGGGCAGGGCGGCTACTACAGCCCGCAGCGCTATCTGTCGCTCGGCGTGCCGCTCGAATGGGCCGGGCGCGTCGACGCGCTGTCGTGGGACCTGACCGTGACGGGCGGCATCTCGAACAGTTACGAGCGCGACACGCCGTATTTTCCGCTCGGGGTGCCGGGCGTCGCCGGGCTGAAGTCGGCGGATGCGATCGCGGCGCTCGCTTATGGGGGCAGCTCGACCCGCGGCGTGTCGTTCTCGTACGGCGTCAACGGCATCGTCGAATATCGCGTGAACCCGCACCTGAGCGTCGGCGCGCAGCTGCACATCGATCGTTCGCACGACTATGCGCCGAGTTCGGCACTCGTGTACCTGCGCTACGCGTTCGACGCGCGTGCGCCGCGCAACTGGCTCGTCACGCCGACGCCGGTGCGCCTGTATTCGGACTATTAG
- the bcsQ gene encoding cellulose biosynthesis protein BcsQ, translating to MKTIAITSTTGGAGRTTLAAALAVLLARRGRPVVAVEFDPQNLMSAALGLDTPPDAGLAQSLLDPSRPWHAHTWRNADGVLFVPYGPVDAAGAAACDARLAAEPAWLAHALDEIALPADGAVLIDTARYPSLQAEQAIHRADLTLVVVPPEPLACATVAARLGALRAGGGAVQIVVNRLNPARDMQRDALAMLRAAAGPSTLLEQRIHVDAAVPEALARGSWIFDDAPYSQASHDLSGVANWVDAWLAAASAGHAGAAR from the coding sequence ATGAAGACGATCGCGATCACCTCGACGACGGGCGGCGCGGGCCGCACCACGCTCGCCGCGGCGCTCGCGGTGCTGCTCGCGCGCCGCGGCCGGCCCGTGGTCGCGGTCGAGTTCGATCCGCAGAACCTGATGAGCGCGGCGCTCGGTCTCGATACGCCGCCCGATGCGGGGCTCGCGCAGAGCCTGCTCGACCCGTCGCGGCCCTGGCATGCGCATACCTGGCGCAATGCCGACGGCGTGCTGTTCGTGCCGTACGGGCCGGTCGACGCGGCCGGGGCGGCCGCCTGCGACGCGCGGCTCGCGGCCGAACCCGCGTGGCTCGCGCACGCGCTCGACGAGATCGCGCTGCCGGCCGACGGCGCGGTGCTGATCGACACCGCCCGCTATCCGTCGCTGCAGGCCGAGCAGGCGATCCACCGCGCGGACCTGACGCTCGTCGTGGTGCCGCCCGAGCCGCTCGCATGCGCGACGGTCGCCGCGCGACTCGGCGCGCTGCGCGCGGGCGGCGGCGCCGTGCAGATCGTCGTGAACCGGCTGAACCCGGCGCGCGACATGCAGCGCGACGCGCTCGCGATGCTGCGCGCGGCGGCCGGCCCGTCGACGCTGCTCGAACAGCGGATCCACGTCGACGCGGCCGTGCCCGAGGCGCTCGCGCGCGGCAGCTGGATCTTCGACGATGCGCCGTATTCGCAGGCGTCGCACGACCTGAGCGGCGTCGCGAACTGGGTCGACGCATGGCTCGCGGCCGCATCGGCCGGCCACGCGGGAGCGGCGCGATGA